A single Blastocatellia bacterium DNA region contains:
- a CDS encoding sigma 54-interacting transcriptional regulator — translation MSQVVETGRLTLEKRLRMYQARDAIIDRLNPEASQLIDLDKFLRAATDELGKLMEVDRCHLVARSQAGELRIEYEYRADPDIPSMLGMKIPVDLSALEGRVDLTRPIAIDDTASLRLDPVLARIVELTQTRSLLIVPVVRKSEVLGLIGLHHCRRQHQWLPEEISFIESIARQVAIGYEYTRLYMEKEKEATITRALLEIANEINRSGDLLEVAALVMDRALELVGADVGGLAVLDAAGVRLGLDTVRGRAAHMLSVTEIALERYPVLQRAFAERRACRVEATESDAARAFLHDVLGGAQLALLVPILIKDRAFGALLLAWQSPAVRVTVHEIGLVEGIANQIALALEKDQLSAEVVRLRQELRGAQATLPIIGVSDKIKRCIEMALHVADSSTTVLLQGESGVGKELIADLIHYNSRRADKPFVKINCGALPEALLETELFGHERGAFTDARARRIGKFEEANGGTLFLDEIGELSPSAQVKLLRVLQDGEFTRIGGNQVIKTDVRIIAATNVDLQKAVEAGRFRLDLFYRLNVYPIYIPPLRERREDIRPLVIHFIKLYQKKSGKRVTGITQKALELLESYDWPGNVRELENAIERAVILAAGRMITVNDLPAAVRRGVGATSGESEIGAPMEEVERRILLESLMPPLRERPEYIYPLALHFLELYRHKYARPRLELSEPVLERLRRYPWSGGIRELEAVIEQAVARTNGPVITVESLPEPLRNLPVSEEANDRPIPPVVEIPIGTPLEEAERRLILRTLDFTGGHKSRTAELLKIGRKTLYRKLAQYRQKGSQGEVTEAASNRSDR, via the coding sequence ATGTCGCAGGTTGTGGAAACCGGCCGCTTGACGCTGGAGAAGCGCCTGCGCATGTATCAGGCGCGCGACGCCATTATCGATCGCCTGAATCCGGAGGCGAGTCAGCTCATTGATCTGGATAAGTTCTTGAGAGCCGCGACCGATGAGTTGGGAAAGCTGATGGAAGTGGATCGGTGCCATCTGGTCGCGCGTTCGCAGGCGGGAGAGTTGCGCATCGAGTACGAATATCGCGCTGATCCGGACATCCCCTCGATGCTGGGGATGAAGATTCCCGTGGATTTATCGGCGCTGGAGGGACGCGTGGATCTCACCCGTCCGATCGCCATTGATGATACGGCCTCGCTGCGGTTGGATCCTGTCTTGGCGCGAATTGTGGAACTGACCCAAACGCGCTCGCTATTGATCGTTCCCGTCGTGCGCAAGTCGGAAGTGCTCGGGCTGATCGGACTGCATCACTGTCGTCGTCAGCATCAGTGGTTGCCTGAGGAGATCAGTTTCATCGAATCCATCGCCCGGCAGGTCGCCATTGGATACGAATACACACGGCTCTACATGGAGAAGGAGAAGGAGGCTACGATCACGCGCGCGCTTTTGGAGATCGCCAACGAGATCAATCGGAGCGGGGACTTACTGGAGGTCGCGGCCCTCGTCATGGATCGCGCGCTGGAATTGGTGGGGGCAGACGTTGGAGGCTTAGCCGTCTTGGACGCGGCGGGTGTGCGCTTGGGGTTGGATACGGTGCGCGGGCGAGCGGCTCATATGCTCTCGGTGACGGAGATCGCGCTGGAACGGTATCCCGTCCTGCAACGCGCTTTCGCCGAGAGACGCGCGTGTCGTGTGGAAGCCACTGAAAGTGACGCGGCTCGGGCTTTCTTGCATGATGTGCTCGGCGGCGCGCAGCTCGCGCTGTTGGTCCCCATTCTGATCAAAGACCGTGCCTTCGGAGCCCTCCTTCTGGCGTGGCAATCGCCGGCGGTCCGCGTGACCGTCCATGAGATTGGGCTCGTCGAAGGGATTGCCAACCAGATCGCCCTGGCGCTGGAGAAGGATCAATTGAGTGCAGAGGTCGTGCGCTTGCGTCAGGAATTGCGAGGGGCGCAGGCGACATTGCCGATCATCGGCGTGAGCGACAAGATCAAACGCTGTATCGAGATGGCCTTGCACGTCGCCGACAGCTCGACGACCGTGCTCTTGCAAGGGGAATCAGGCGTGGGGAAGGAGCTGATCGCCGATCTCATTCATTACAACAGTCGCCGCGCGGATAAGCCATTTGTCAAAATCAATTGCGGGGCACTGCCCGAAGCCTTGCTGGAGACAGAGCTGTTCGGACATGAACGCGGCGCCTTCACCGACGCGCGCGCGCGCCGCATCGGAAAATTCGAGGAGGCCAACGGCGGTACGCTCTTTCTGGACGAGATTGGGGAATTGAGCCCGAGCGCGCAGGTCAAGCTCCTGCGCGTGCTCCAAGACGGCGAGTTCACGCGCATCGGGGGGAATCAGGTCATCAAGACCGATGTGCGCATCATCGCCGCCACGAATGTGGACCTGCAGAAAGCTGTCGAGGCGGGGAGGTTTCGGCTCGATCTCTTCTACCGCCTGAACGTCTATCCCATCTACATCCCCCCCTTGCGCGAGCGCCGCGAGGACATTCGGCCGCTGGTCATCCATTTCATCAAGCTGTACCAGAAGAAGTCGGGCAAGCGCGTGACGGGGATCACGCAAAAGGCGTTGGAACTTTTGGAGAGCTACGATTGGCCGGGCAACGTGCGCGAGCTGGAGAACGCCATTGAGCGCGCCGTCATTCTGGCGGCTGGACGCATGATCACCGTCAACGATCTGCCGGCCGCCGTGCGTCGCGGAGTGGGCGCTACAAGCGGCGAGTCCGAAATCGGCGCGCCGATGGAAGAAGTTGAGCGGCGCATCTTGCTGGAATCCCTGATGCCGCCGCTGCGCGAGCGCCCCGAATACATCTATCCTCTCGCCCTGCACTTCCTGGAGTTGTATCGGCATAAGTACGCGCGTCCGCGCTTGGAGCTGAGCGAGCCCGTGCTCGAACGCTTGCGGCGATACCCTTGGTCTGGGGGCATCCGCGAATTGGAAGCGGTCATCGAACAAGCCGTGGCGCGCACAAACGGTCCCGTGATCACGGTGGAGAGCTTGCCCGAGCCTCTTCGGAACCTGCCGGTTTCTGAAGAGGCGAACGACCGGCCGATTCCGCCGGTCGTGGAGATTCCCATCGGCACCCCGCTCGAGGAGGCCGAGCGCCGTCTCATCTTGCGAACGCTCGATTTCACCGGCGGACATAAGAGTCGAACCGCTGAGCTTCTGAAGATCGGACGAAAGACACTCTACCGCAAACTGGCTCAATATAGGCAAAAAGGCTCGCAAGGAGAGGTGACCGAAGCGGCTTCCAATCGCTCAGACCGCTGA
- a CDS encoding YIP1 family protein has protein sequence MTEHEQSHDVLGAEEERPPLGPLSRAIGIIFSPTETFADIARHPTWAFILIVTIALSSAALFLLQFRIPNIETRYKELIRQQIEETLEKRGAAKPPQEALDRQVEMQARLFRFLPLLPVGAIPIVALFLAGVFFLGLLLLQAETTFKKTFSVVSWSYGVTSSIGALLSLIVLSLRDPELLDPTNPEGWVTTNLGAMLGLSAEKTHPALFAFLTSLDIFTIWFLVLAAIGFSAISRKLSVRKSAVLVFALWGVWIAGKAAWYAFTMR, from the coding sequence ATGACGGAACACGAGCAATCGCACGACGTCTTGGGCGCGGAGGAGGAGCGTCCTCCTCTTGGCCCTCTCAGCCGAGCCATCGGCATCATCTTCTCTCCCACGGAGACCTTTGCCGATATTGCTCGACACCCGACGTGGGCGTTCATCCTGATCGTGACGATCGCACTCTCATCCGCCGCTCTCTTCCTCTTGCAATTTCGCATCCCGAACATCGAGACGCGCTACAAGGAGCTGATTCGACAGCAGATCGAGGAAACGTTGGAGAAGCGAGGGGCGGCCAAGCCCCCCCAAGAAGCCTTGGACCGACAGGTCGAGATGCAAGCGCGCTTGTTCCGGTTTCTCCCGCTCTTGCCCGTCGGGGCCATTCCCATTGTCGCCCTTTTTCTGGCCGGGGTCTTCTTCTTGGGGCTATTGCTGCTGCAGGCTGAGACGACGTTCAAGAAGACCTTCTCGGTCGTGAGCTGGTCTTACGGTGTGACCTCAAGCATAGGTGCGCTCTTGAGCCTCATCGTCCTCTCGCTTCGCGATCCGGAGTTGCTCGATCCCACGAATCCCGAGGGATGGGTGACGACCAACCTCGGCGCGATGCTCGGCCTCTCCGCGGAGAAGACGCATCCGGCGCTCTTCGCGTTCTTGACCTCGCTCGATATTTTTACGATCTGGTTCCTCGTCTTGGCCGCAATTGGATTCTCGGCTATCTCGCGTAAGCTCTCGGTGCGGAAATCGGCCGTTTTGGTCTTCGCGCTGTGGGGCGTGTGGATCGCGGGAAAGGCCGCGTGGTATGCGTTCACGATGCGCTGA
- a CDS encoding TolC family protein, producing the protein MKRIGIFVLISLAGFALGSGGRASLFLAHAQELTEPPRISPMETPRVPTALTLAAAIEYARRWHPRLQAAREQVRMAHSEAVTARLRPNPTFTFSGENFTPSSLEAEWFAFLSQTIEIGQKRERRMEVAEWTIRIAEAAAQQVERHVLAEVKFAYERALLQRARWELARENLETFRQIVRYNEVRVAEGYTAEGDLIKVRLEAQRAEFAMRQAQLEYEQAKIALLRAMGATSFDQTFELREELTFEPVHVRIEELERAALERPEAVRARAELERAHASWQLERARAKPDLVASFGYKRHGPNNTLYGAVSVPLPIFNRNQGQIERAEAERRWAEAEWRLVRGEILAELAAARRAVEIATEQVESLRRDFLQRAEDARAVALAAYQEGAADLLVLLEAQRAHTAARELYLQALFEYRRALRELERATGLERLPRGGSVPTSLSEASRPSS; encoded by the coding sequence ATGAAGAGGATCGGGATTTTCGTTCTCATCAGTTTGGCGGGATTCGCCCTGGGGAGCGGTGGGCGCGCGTCGCTCTTCCTCGCCCATGCGCAAGAGCTCACGGAGCCCCCGCGGATATCGCCGATGGAAACGCCCCGTGTGCCCACTGCGCTCACGCTCGCGGCGGCCATAGAGTACGCGCGGCGATGGCACCCACGCCTGCAAGCGGCGCGGGAGCAGGTCCGCATGGCTCACAGCGAAGCGGTGACGGCGCGCTTGCGCCCGAATCCAACGTTCACGTTCAGCGGCGAGAACTTCACGCCATCGAGCCTCGAAGCGGAGTGGTTCGCATTCCTCTCGCAGACGATCGAGATCGGTCAGAAGCGAGAGCGGCGGATGGAAGTGGCCGAGTGGACGATTCGCATTGCCGAAGCCGCCGCGCAGCAAGTCGAGCGGCATGTTCTGGCGGAAGTGAAATTCGCTTATGAACGCGCCCTGTTGCAGCGTGCGCGCTGGGAGCTGGCCCGCGAAAATCTTGAAACCTTCCGGCAGATCGTGCGGTATAACGAAGTGCGCGTCGCCGAAGGGTACACGGCCGAAGGCGATCTGATCAAAGTGCGCCTGGAGGCGCAGCGCGCGGAATTCGCCATGCGGCAAGCACAGCTCGAATACGAGCAGGCGAAGATCGCACTCCTTCGCGCGATGGGGGCGACTTCATTCGATCAGACCTTTGAGTTGCGCGAGGAGCTGACGTTCGAGCCCGTGCACGTGCGTATCGAAGAGCTGGAACGCGCTGCCTTGGAGCGGCCCGAGGCCGTGCGCGCTCGAGCGGAACTGGAACGCGCGCATGCGTCCTGGCAGTTGGAACGGGCGCGCGCCAAACCCGATCTTGTCGCCTCGTTCGGATACAAGCGCCATGGTCCGAACAACACGCTCTACGGGGCCGTGAGCGTGCCACTGCCCATCTTCAACCGGAATCAGGGACAGATCGAACGCGCGGAAGCCGAACGACGATGGGCGGAAGCCGAATGGCGGCTCGTGCGAGGAGAGATCTTGGCTGAACTTGCGGCCGCACGACGCGCCGTCGAAATCGCCACCGAACAGGTCGAGAGCTTGCGCCGCGACTTCCTGCAGCGCGCCGAAGACGCGCGTGCCGTCGCCCTAGCCGCCTATCAGGAGGGCGCGGCCGATCTCCTCGTCCTCCTGGAAGCCCAACGGGCGCACACAGCGGCGCGCGAACTTTATCTCCAAGCGCTCTTCGAGTATCGCCGCGCCCTTCGCGAATTGGAGCGCGCGACGGGACTGGAACGTCTCCCCCGAGGGGGATCCGTCCCGACCTCACTCTCTGAGGCTTCGCGCCCATCGTCGTGA
- a CDS encoding efflux RND transporter periplasmic adaptor subunit, whose amino-acid sequence MRVVIFKGHRARGISRRWILFLLLVASGLAAGLAMRHVFSPSERDATPTLADPRSDATVALNTVVVSAEALARGEIHIATVARRPLPQELRATGRVQINEDRAVRIGAPVEGRVTRVLATVGDRVKAGQPVLALHSHELAAARSDYEKARAAVARAEKALAYAQAELERANRLLEAKAISRREQLRAAADVVAAEAELEQARAELRRAEEFLHHLGAWPEPSDEVLIRAPIDGVVLERRATVGMVVTPSMDLLTIADLSTLWVIAEVPEPQAARIRLGQPAFISVAAFAEERFPGHVAHIGEVLDPQTRTVRVRCVVQNRQQRLRPEMYATILIALGTTAPQLAIPREAVQEIGGESVVFVEIAPGRFEKRRVQLGLSAILPDGEFVEVTGGLREGERIVTRGSFWLKSELLKAVIQEEP is encoded by the coding sequence ATGAGAGTCGTGATCTTCAAAGGACACCGCGCACGAGGCATAAGCCGACGCTGGATATTGTTCCTACTGTTAGTCGCCTCGGGCCTGGCTGCCGGACTGGCCATGCGACATGTCTTTTCTCCCTCGGAGCGAGACGCCACGCCGACGCTGGCCGATCCGAGATCGGATGCGACCGTGGCGCTGAACACAGTGGTCGTCTCCGCGGAAGCGCTAGCGCGGGGTGAGATCCACATCGCTACGGTCGCGCGACGTCCCCTCCCGCAGGAGCTTCGCGCGACCGGGCGCGTGCAGATCAATGAGGATCGAGCCGTGCGCATCGGCGCTCCGGTCGAAGGGCGCGTCACGCGCGTTCTGGCGACAGTGGGAGACCGCGTGAAGGCCGGACAGCCTGTGCTCGCGCTGCACAGCCACGAGCTGGCGGCAGCGCGCAGCGATTACGAGAAGGCGCGAGCGGCAGTCGCGCGTGCGGAGAAAGCGCTCGCTTACGCGCAAGCTGAGCTGGAGCGCGCGAATCGGCTCTTGGAAGCCAAAGCGATCTCCCGTCGCGAGCAACTGCGCGCGGCAGCCGATGTGGTGGCCGCTGAAGCTGAACTCGAGCAAGCGCGTGCCGAACTACGTCGTGCGGAAGAATTCTTGCACCACTTAGGCGCATGGCCGGAACCGAGCGATGAAGTCCTCATTCGCGCCCCTATTGATGGAGTCGTGCTCGAACGACGCGCGACCGTGGGAATGGTCGTCACCCCTTCGATGGATCTTCTGACCATCGCCGATCTCTCGACGCTCTGGGTGATCGCCGAAGTCCCCGAGCCTCAGGCAGCGCGCATTCGTCTGGGCCAGCCGGCCTTCATCTCCGTCGCGGCTTTCGCCGAAGAGCGCTTTCCAGGTCACGTCGCTCACATCGGTGAGGTGCTCGATCCACAGACGCGCACAGTTCGCGTCCGTTGCGTTGTCCAGAATCGGCAACAACGATTGCGTCCCGAGATGTATGCCACCATCCTCATCGCCCTGGGCACGACCGCACCACAGCTCGCCATCCCTCGAGAAGCCGTGCAGGAGATCGGCGGTGAATCCGTCGTCTTCGTGGAGATCGCGCCCGGTCGCTTCGAGAAACGGCGCGTTCAGCTGGGTCTCTCCGCCATCTTGCCCGACGGCGAATTCGTCGAGGTGACTGGCGGCCTGCGCGAAGGCGAGCGCATCGTCACGCGCGGCAGCTTCTGGTTGAAATCCGAATTGCTGAAGGCCGTGATTCAGGAGGAGCCGTGA